cattatttcTGTCAATTAATGTGCTATTGTTTTCCTTTTAGATCAACGAGCTCTGGGTATGTCTATGCGGGTGGAGCGGGCATCCCTGGAGCAGGTAAGCTTGTGCAATCTGTCCTTCAACTTCTTAGTCATTTTTTGTCTTGTGTTTTAGAAAAGCAATAATTTGGCTTTTGTCCAATGGGGAAAGGGGAAGGGGATTGGGGAAGATAGGGGGTTGGTAGGTTTGTAATTGAGACCATCTTTGGTGGCTAATTTTTATCATACTTTGCCACTAGATGTTATGAACTGTTTTGAAAGAGTTGGTATgtgcaaagaaaagaaataacaaaGATCAACTGCTTAATGTTATTCTGTacaaatttgaaaaacattATTGATCTGCTATGACGACAACTGATAAATGTTTAGTTTGATAAGGGGTGCAAGTTTGCAGCATTAACTGAAGATGCAGTTTTTGGACTTCTCTCAGTTGTGTGGTTGATGTCGATATTATGTTTGGATTCATCTCTGGGTAAATATAGGTTGAAACTGCAACTACTACTGTTTTTTCCCTTAAGATTTATGTGTACAGACATTTTGTTTTGAGCCGAAGTATGCCAATTGACATGCCATGCTCTGGAAAGGCTATTAGCAGGCCTATTCATGTAGTGCTCTTGTTTGCCATTTCTAGGAACTGATTTTAATCTTGTAAGTTTTTCTGGAACTGGAACGAAGGTTTTGGCTTCTAATGCAAGTGCTGAGAATATATATCACAGGTCCAGCAGCGGTTCGAGCTTCTAAAGAAACGGAAAGACACTGTAGGGTTTACTGAGcaaggtaatatttaaataattaCTAATTGATGTTAAAGTATTGAATAAAACGTGTTTCTCTTAGTTATTATGCATGAATTATGATTGTCAGACTCATTATTGATTGTTTCCTTTGTAGACTTTGATGAGAGAATCTTGAAGCAGCAGCAAGAAGAGGAGGAAAGGAAGCGCCAGCGccgtgaaaaaaagaaagagaagaaggtTTGTACTTGAATTTCTGTAGTCTACTACTTATTACTCTTTTGGTTCTGACCCATCATGAGCTTATGGCGCATGCTGATTTGTTCTACTCAGAAAGAGAAGGCTGTAGAAGAGGAACCTGAATTAGATCCTGATGTTGCGGCTATGATGGGCTTTGGGGGATTTCGATCTACCAAAAAGTGATGGTGCGCATGATTCGTTTGCCTGTTTATATCACCTTCACCTGATGTATTCCTTTTGAGCTTCTGTCTTACTTTTGAACTGCTCTGATTGTACAAAATTGAAGGTTTGTCATGGAAAGCCTGTGCAACTTGGTCTGCAAACTAGCTGGGATGGCAAAGGAGGGTGTACTATGAGATTGTCTAATTCTAGTTTAACAGACAGCAAATCCGAATGTAACTTGAGTTGTCAAAATATCAGCCTGCGCTTGGTAGGATTTTGTTGGGCTGATTTGTGTTTGACTTTTGCCCTGCTGCTATACAAATCAAATGCATTCTTTTGAGCAACTCTCTTGCCTTTTCCTGATTGAAAAATTCAGGCCAACTATTATGATTCCATGAGCAATCATCTTCTCCACAGATGCTTCTGCTTGCAGGTTAATGAAGTGTATTCCTGTGCGTTGCAGTTAGTAACCGCGAGACAGCGTTATCTTAAACTTCTACCACAAAACTAATCCAGAGAAAAACAATTGTCCGGTTTCTTGCAACATTTGTTGCTAAATTCCCTCAGACACTAAAGAATCCTATTCGACAAAAATTAGGTAAGCAACTGCTTATAGGGTAGATTTCCCGTGTTTTGCCACCACTAGTTATGTTGAATAAGTTGctaaacaaatgaaaaaatACGGCGAGAACTCCAAATACGGCAGCATATTTGGAGGATTGGAATAGTCCCTCGATATATTTATCGATTATCATTTTACCTgacatattataattataatatattttttattaaaaagagACTCAAAAATTGCAATCTAAAGAGGCTATAATATTCCACAAAATTGTTCCTATCAGGGGATAATGGGACTTTGAGTTAAATAATGAATTTTGCTTCCGagggaaatgaaatgaatttttcagttgacaaactatttttttttggaatattttgtTAGTCGTATTAATTAATTGTAAGGCATTCCACATAATTAAGGCAAAAAGGTTCCCGCCAAAATCCAACCCCTTCTCCTCGTTTCCCGCTAACAGTTCATGCTGAGCGAGAAATAGCGCATGAACAGAGGAAGCGGGAAGGCGGTGGAGCGGAGGCTCCTCCACCTTCTGCACGGCCGGAAAACCCGAACCCACCTCACTGAAATCCATGCTCACTTCCTCCGCCACCATCTCCACCACTCCAACCAGCTCCTCTCCCATTTCGTCTCCGTCTGCGGCTCCCTCAATAAAATGCCTTATGCCAACCTTATCTTTCAACAATTTCAATACCCCAATATcctcctctttaactccatgaTAAAGGGCTACTCCTTATGCGGGCCTTAcgaaaaatcccttcatataTTTACGGCCATGAAAAGCCGCGGCATTATGCCCGATGAGTTTACGTTTGCGCCTTTACTTAAGGCGTGTACGAATCTTGGTGACCCTGAATTGGGTGAAGCGGTTCATAAAGAGGCGCTTGTTCTTGGGTTTGAGAGATTTGGGTCTATTAGGATAGGAATTGTGGAGCTATACTCGAGTTGTGAGAGGATGGATGATGCAAGGAAGGTGTTTCATGAAATGTCTCATTCAGATGTGGTTGTTTGGAACTTCATGATTCGTGGGTATTGTAAGATTGGAAATGTTAAAATGGGATTTCAGCTGTTCAGACAAATGGATGAGAGGAGTGTTGTCTCTTGGAATACAATAATTTCGTGTTTGGCGCAGATTGGGAGGGATAAGGATGCTTTGGAGCTTTTTCATGAAATGTGGGATGGTGGGTTTGAGCCGGATGAGGCGACTGTGGTTACTATGTTGCCGGTTTGTGGCCGATTGAGGGAAGTTGAGGTTGGTAAGTGGATTCACTCTTTTGTCGAGTCAAATGGTCTCTTTCAAGATTTTGTAACAGTCGGTAACGCACTAGTTGACTTCTATTGCAAGTGCGGGGACCTAAATACTGCTTTTCTGGTATTTAGGAAGATGGCCAGAAAGAATGTGGTTTCTTGGAATGCAATGATTTCAGGTGTGGCTTTCAATGGCAAGGGGGAACTTGGGGTTGAATTGTTTGATGAGATGACAGATGAAGGTGTGAGCCCGAACGATTCAACTTTTGTGGGAGTTTTAGAATGTTGTGTCCATGCGGGATTGTTGCAAAGGGGTAGGGACTTGTTTAGCTTGATGTTTGGAAAGCATAGTATAAATCCAAAGCTTGAGCATTTTGGATGCATGGTCGATCTTCTTGGACGTAGTGGTTGCTTAAAAGAGGCTTTTGATCTAATAGAGACAATGCCAATGAAGCCAAATGCCCGATTATGGGGTGCACTGCTTAGTTCTTGCAGAACTCATGGTGATATGGAACTTGCAGAAAGAGCTGTTAAGGAGCTTATTAATCTGGAACCTTGGAATTCTGGAAA
This portion of the Coffea arabica cultivar ET-39 chromosome 2e, Coffea Arabica ET-39 HiFi, whole genome shotgun sequence genome encodes:
- the LOC113732944 gene encoding pentatricopeptide repeat-containing protein At1g09190-like produces the protein MNRGSGKAVERRLLHLLHGRKTRTHLTEIHAHFLRHHLHHSNQLLSHFVSVCGSLNKMPYANLIFQQFQYPNILLFNSMIKGYSLCGPYEKSLHIFTAMKSRGIMPDEFTFAPLLKACTNLGDPELGEAVHKEALVLGFERFGSIRIGIVELYSSCERMDDARKVFHEMSHSDVVVWNFMIRGYCKIGNVKMGFQLFRQMDERSVVSWNTIISCLAQIGRDKDALELFHEMWDGGFEPDEATVVTMLPVCGRLREVEVGKWIHSFVESNGLFQDFVTVGNALVDFYCKCGDLNTAFLVFRKMARKNVVSWNAMISGVAFNGKGELGVELFDEMTDEGVSPNDSTFVGVLECCVHAGLLQRGRDLFSLMFGKHSINPKLEHFGCMVDLLGRSGCLKEAFDLIETMPMKPNARLWGALLSSCRTHGDMELAERAVKELINLEPWNSGNYVLLSNIYAERGDWDEVEKLRVLMRENSVIKVPGQSMFG